From one Streptomyces spiramyceticus genomic stretch:
- a CDS encoding DUF5999 family protein: protein MCQHQPACPTAESADREAAILVAHHPEQGWSLLCNGVLVFEDTGELLPDGQIIAPHRPLDVVKAA from the coding sequence ATGTGCCAGCACCAGCCAGCCTGCCCGACCGCCGAGTCAGCCGATCGGGAAGCCGCGATCCTCGTGGCACACCACCCGGAACAGGGCTGGAGCCTGCTGTGCAACGGCGTCCTCGTCTTCGAGGACACCGGAGAGCTTCTGCCGGACGGCCAGATCATTGCGCCGCACCGGCCGCTCGACGTGGTCAAGGCCGCGTAG